The Verrucomicrobiia bacterium genomic sequence GCCGGCCTGAAAAGCACCCTCGAAGCCTGCGCCCGCGCCGGCATCCACACCGTCGGCGCCGGCGAAAATCGTCAGGCCGCCCGCCGCATCCTGATCCGCCAGGCAGGCTCGAAACGCATCGGCCTCCTCGCCGTCGCCGAACACGAGTTCTCCATCGCCGGACGCGACTCCTGGGGCGCCAATCCCATCGACCTCATCGACTTCGTCCGCAACGTCCGCGAGCACCGCGCCGACTTCGATTACCTCATCGTCCTCGTCCACGGCTCGGCCGAGTTCCATGCCCCCACCCCCCGCATCCGCGACACCTGCCGCTTCATGGTCGAAATGGGCGCCAACGCCGTCATCGTCCAGCACCCCCACATGCTCGGCGGACACGAACTCTACCAGGACGGCCACATTGTCTATGGCCAGGGCGCCCTCGTCATGGATGAAGCCCTCTACCGCCCCCTCAAATCCTTCCACCAGGGCGTCGTCGTCCGCCTCGCCATCCCCGACCAGGGCCCGTCCACCATGGACCTCCTCCCCTTCACCCAGTCCGACCCCGTCCCCGGCGCCCGTCGCATGCCCGGGGACCAGGCCCGCGCCTTCCTGGAAACCCTGGCCGCGCGCTCCGCCAACCTCGCCAATGATGCCCTTGTCGAAGCCCAGTGGGTCGAGTTCTGCGAAAAACGCCGCCACGGCTATATCAGCTCCTTCCTCGGCCATGGCGGCATCCTCCGACGCCTCAACCGCAAAGGCTGGCTCGAACGCTTCCTCTACGGCCCCCGCCGCCTCGCCGGCGCCCGCAACCTGGTCTCCTGCGAAACCCATCGCGAAGCCCTCCAAACCCTCTTCGACCGCCGCCTCGTCTGATCCCCCATGAAAGGCATCCTCCTCGCCGGTGGCGCCGGCTCCCGCCTCTACCCGCTCACCCTCGTCGCCAGCAAACAACTCCAGCCGGTGTACGACAAACCCATGGTGTACTACCCGCTCACCACCCTCATCGACGGCGGCATCCGCGACATCTGCCTCATCTCCACTCCCGCCGACCTCCCCCGCTTTCAGCAACTCCTCGGCAATGGCTCCCGTCTCGGCCTCTCCATCGAGTACCGCGAACAACCCCGCCCCGAAGGCATCGCCCAGGCCTTCCTCATCGCCGCCTCCTTCGTCGGCAACGACCCCGTCGCCCTCATCCTCGGCGATAACATCTTCTACGGCGGCGACACCTTCCAACGTGCCTTCGCCGAATTCCGCGACGGCGCCACGATCTTCGGGTACCACGTCCACGATCCCCAACGCTACGGCGTCGTCGAATTCGATCCCCACGGCCGCGCCATCTCCATCGAGGAAAAACCCCGTCACCCCCGCAGCAGCTACGCCGTCCCCGGCCTCTACCTCTACGACAACGAGGTGCTCGCCATCGCCCGCGCCCTCCGCCCCAGCGCCCGCGGCGAACTCGAAATCACCGACGTCAACCTCGCCTATCTCCATCGCCAACGCCTGCGCGTGCATCGCCTCGCCCGCGGCTTCGCCTGGCTCGATGCCGGCACCAGCAC encodes the following:
- a CDS encoding CapA family protein; translation: MTTVLIAADICPIEGNLPFFLRADADSLFHDLLPEFKQADLVVANLECPLIEAPSPILKTGPTFGAPPACIEAIRAGHIDTLCLANNHILDHGAAGLKSTLEACARAGIHTVGAGENRQAARRILIRQAGSKRIGLLAVAEHEFSIAGRDSWGANPIDLIDFVRNVREHRADFDYLIVLVHGSAEFHAPTPRIRDTCRFMVEMGANAVIVQHPHMLGGHELYQDGHIVYGQGALVMDEALYRPLKSFHQGVVVRLAIPDQGPSTMDLLPFTQSDPVPGARRMPGDQARAFLETLAARSANLANDALVEAQWVEFCEKRRHGYISSFLGHGGILRRLNRKGWLERFLYGPRRLAGARNLVSCETHREALQTLFDRRLV
- the rfbA gene encoding glucose-1-phosphate thymidylyltransferase RfbA; translated protein: MKGILLAGGAGSRLYPLTLVASKQLQPVYDKPMVYYPLTTLIDGGIRDICLISTPADLPRFQQLLGNGSRLGLSIEYREQPRPEGIAQAFLIAASFVGNDPVALILGDNIFYGGDTFQRAFAEFRDGATIFGYHVHDPQRYGVVEFDPHGRAISIEEKPRHPRSSYAVPGLYLYDNEVLAIARALRPSARGELEITDVNLAYLHRQRLRVHRLARGFAWLDAGTSTSLHEASAYVQTIERRTGIKIGCPEEAAFRRGFLPEPALASLLEHLPLCEYRTYLEGLLSEARREPSPGHTQSP